The following are encoded together in the Pithys albifrons albifrons isolate INPA30051 chromosome 5, PitAlb_v1, whole genome shotgun sequence genome:
- the TRMT9B gene encoding probable tRNA methyltransferase 9B isoform X1, translating to MEPPPPRGCRMEHEATQLEKQHVHSVYENTAAFFSDLQSKAWPRVRNFLLEQKPGSLVADIVFFSLGCGTGKYLSVNSQVYNVGCDYCEALVEIARKKDDEVLVCDNLNLPFRDQCFNAVISIGVIHHFSTKQRRVKAIKEMARVLIPGGQIMIYVWAMEQKNRRFEKQDVFVPWNKALCSRHFSESNQSGDKGEVVHTVKGQDIHPAQLVISECSYQTNLQPETDAKHSHNMGHCFPRACCVKISEEENRFYSALGRSIRSWFFSRSLDESALRKQSDKMKHLKHEGLWANSTVSIQHSRHCSLDLGHHGALLKEQSLDDDVFVENLSLKKPQWSPAAGALKDLSLNGGHQSVAQSTGDKASFTNGPVEDRDCSCGCNKDGAARSDASKLFKRTSTTDSTDSALDSAVSVGDQTDAMLDTKAFMRYYHVFREGELCSLVEENVPELQILSSCYDHGNWCIVAERRGT from the exons AtggagccgccgccgccccgcgggtGCAG GATGGAACATGAGGCTACCCAGctagaaaagcagcatgtgCACAGTGTGTATGAAAATACAGCTGCCTTCTTTAGTGATCTGCAAAGCAAAGCGTGGCCTCGTGTTCGGAACTTCCTGCTGGAGCAAAAGCCTGGCAGTCTTGTCGCTGATATAG TATTCTTTTCTTTAGGTTGTGGAACTGGAAAGTATCTCAGTGTCAACAGTCAAGTGTATAATGTCGGCTGTGATTATTGTGAAGCTTTGGTAGAGATTGCACGGAAGAAAGATGATGAAGTTCTTGTGTGTGACAACCTTAACCTGCCCTTCAGGGACCAGTGCTTCAATGCAGTCATTTCCATTGGAG tgatACATCATTTCTCAACTAAACAAAGAAGAGTCAAAGCAATAAAGGAAATGGCAAGGGTATTGATCCCTGGGGGCCAAATAATGATTTATGTTTGGGCTATGGAACAAAAGAATCGTCGCTTTGAGAAACAAGATGTATTTGTTCCATGGAACAAGGCCTTGTGCTCACGCCATTTTTCAGAATCAAATCAATCTGGAGATAAGGGCGAGGTTGTGCATACTGTAAAAGGCCAAGACATACACCCTGCACAGCTCGTCATTTCTGAGTGCAGCTACCAAACCAATTTGCAGCCAGAAACTGATGCAAAGCATTCCCACAATATGGGCCATTGCTTCCCTAGAGCCTGCTGCGTGAAAATTTCTGAAGAAGAGAACAGATTTTACAGTGCTCTAGGAAGATCTATCCGCTCATGGTTTTTCTCCAGATCCCTTGATGAATCAGCCCTGAGAAAGCAAAGTGACAAAATGAAGCACCTGAAACATGAAGGATTGTGGGCAAACAGTACTGTATCCATTCAGCATTCACGACACTGCAGTTTGGATTTAGGTCACCATGGGGCACTGTTAAAAGAACAAAGTTTAGATGATGATGTGTTTGTGGAAAACCTGTCTCTCAAAAAACCACAGTGGTCACCTGCCGCAGGTGCACTGAAGGATTTAAGTTTAAATGGAGGACACCAAAGTGTAGCACAGAGCACGGGTGACAAAGCTTCATTTACAAATGGCCCAGTGGAAGACAGAGACTGCAGCTGTGGTTGTAATAAAGATGGTGCTGCTAGGTCTGATGCCAGCAAGTTGTTCAAAAGAACTTCAACAACTGACTCCACTGACTCAGCTTTGGATTCAGCAGTGTCTGTGGGGGACCAAACAGATGCCATGTTGGATACCAAGGCCTTCATGCGCTATTACCATGTTTTTCGGGAAGGGGAGCTGTGTTCTCTGGTAGAAGAGAACGTGCCTGAGCTTCAGATACTTTCTTCCTGCTATGACCATGGGAACTGGTGCATAGTTGCAGAGAGAAGGGGAACATAG
- the TRMT9B gene encoding probable tRNA methyltransferase 9B isoform X3, whose translation MEHEATQLEKQHVHSVYENTAAFFSDLQSKAWPRVRNFLLEQKPGSLVADIVFFSLGCGTGKYLSVNSQVYNVGCDYCEALVEIARKKDDEVLVCDNLNLPFRDQCFNAVISIGVIHHFSTKQRRVKAIKEMARVLIPGGQIMIYVWAMEQKNRRFEKQDVFVPWNKALCSRHFSESNQSGDKGEVVHTVKGQDIHPAQLVISECSYQTNLQPETDAKHSHNMGHCFPRACCVKISEEENRFYSALGRSIRSWFFSRSLDESALRKQSDKMKHLKHEGLWANSTVSIQHSRHCSLDLGHHGALLKEQSLDDDVFVENLSLKKPQWSPAAGALKDLSLNGGHQSVAQSTGDKASFTNGPVEDRDCSCGCNKDGAARSDASKLFKRTSTTDSTDSALDSAVSVGDQTDAMLDTKAFMRYYHVFREGELCSLVEENVPELQILSSCYDHGNWCIVAERRGT comes from the exons ATGGAACATGAGGCTACCCAGctagaaaagcagcatgtgCACAGTGTGTATGAAAATACAGCTGCCTTCTTTAGTGATCTGCAAAGCAAAGCGTGGCCTCGTGTTCGGAACTTCCTGCTGGAGCAAAAGCCTGGCAGTCTTGTCGCTGATATAG TATTCTTTTCTTTAGGTTGTGGAACTGGAAAGTATCTCAGTGTCAACAGTCAAGTGTATAATGTCGGCTGTGATTATTGTGAAGCTTTGGTAGAGATTGCACGGAAGAAAGATGATGAAGTTCTTGTGTGTGACAACCTTAACCTGCCCTTCAGGGACCAGTGCTTCAATGCAGTCATTTCCATTGGAG tgatACATCATTTCTCAACTAAACAAAGAAGAGTCAAAGCAATAAAGGAAATGGCAAGGGTATTGATCCCTGGGGGCCAAATAATGATTTATGTTTGGGCTATGGAACAAAAGAATCGTCGCTTTGAGAAACAAGATGTATTTGTTCCATGGAACAAGGCCTTGTGCTCACGCCATTTTTCAGAATCAAATCAATCTGGAGATAAGGGCGAGGTTGTGCATACTGTAAAAGGCCAAGACATACACCCTGCACAGCTCGTCATTTCTGAGTGCAGCTACCAAACCAATTTGCAGCCAGAAACTGATGCAAAGCATTCCCACAATATGGGCCATTGCTTCCCTAGAGCCTGCTGCGTGAAAATTTCTGAAGAAGAGAACAGATTTTACAGTGCTCTAGGAAGATCTATCCGCTCATGGTTTTTCTCCAGATCCCTTGATGAATCAGCCCTGAGAAAGCAAAGTGACAAAATGAAGCACCTGAAACATGAAGGATTGTGGGCAAACAGTACTGTATCCATTCAGCATTCACGACACTGCAGTTTGGATTTAGGTCACCATGGGGCACTGTTAAAAGAACAAAGTTTAGATGATGATGTGTTTGTGGAAAACCTGTCTCTCAAAAAACCACAGTGGTCACCTGCCGCAGGTGCACTGAAGGATTTAAGTTTAAATGGAGGACACCAAAGTGTAGCACAGAGCACGGGTGACAAAGCTTCATTTACAAATGGCCCAGTGGAAGACAGAGACTGCAGCTGTGGTTGTAATAAAGATGGTGCTGCTAGGTCTGATGCCAGCAAGTTGTTCAAAAGAACTTCAACAACTGACTCCACTGACTCAGCTTTGGATTCAGCAGTGTCTGTGGGGGACCAAACAGATGCCATGTTGGATACCAAGGCCTTCATGCGCTATTACCATGTTTTTCGGGAAGGGGAGCTGTGTTCTCTGGTAGAAGAGAACGTGCCTGAGCTTCAGATACTTTCTTCCTGCTATGACCATGGGAACTGGTGCATAGTTGCAGAGAGAAGGGGAACATAG
- the TRMT9B gene encoding probable tRNA methyltransferase 9B isoform X2: MEPPPPRGCRMEHEATQLEKQHVHSVYENTAAFFSDLQSKAWPRVRNFLLEQKPGSLVADIGCGTGKYLSVNSQVYNVGCDYCEALVEIARKKDDEVLVCDNLNLPFRDQCFNAVISIGVIHHFSTKQRRVKAIKEMARVLIPGGQIMIYVWAMEQKNRRFEKQDVFVPWNKALCSRHFSESNQSGDKGEVVHTVKGQDIHPAQLVISECSYQTNLQPETDAKHSHNMGHCFPRACCVKISEEENRFYSALGRSIRSWFFSRSLDESALRKQSDKMKHLKHEGLWANSTVSIQHSRHCSLDLGHHGALLKEQSLDDDVFVENLSLKKPQWSPAAGALKDLSLNGGHQSVAQSTGDKASFTNGPVEDRDCSCGCNKDGAARSDASKLFKRTSTTDSTDSALDSAVSVGDQTDAMLDTKAFMRYYHVFREGELCSLVEENVPELQILSSCYDHGNWCIVAERRGT; encoded by the exons AtggagccgccgccgccccgcgggtGCAG GATGGAACATGAGGCTACCCAGctagaaaagcagcatgtgCACAGTGTGTATGAAAATACAGCTGCCTTCTTTAGTGATCTGCAAAGCAAAGCGTGGCCTCGTGTTCGGAACTTCCTGCTGGAGCAAAAGCCTGGCAGTCTTGTCGCTGATATAG GTTGTGGAACTGGAAAGTATCTCAGTGTCAACAGTCAAGTGTATAATGTCGGCTGTGATTATTGTGAAGCTTTGGTAGAGATTGCACGGAAGAAAGATGATGAAGTTCTTGTGTGTGACAACCTTAACCTGCCCTTCAGGGACCAGTGCTTCAATGCAGTCATTTCCATTGGAG tgatACATCATTTCTCAACTAAACAAAGAAGAGTCAAAGCAATAAAGGAAATGGCAAGGGTATTGATCCCTGGGGGCCAAATAATGATTTATGTTTGGGCTATGGAACAAAAGAATCGTCGCTTTGAGAAACAAGATGTATTTGTTCCATGGAACAAGGCCTTGTGCTCACGCCATTTTTCAGAATCAAATCAATCTGGAGATAAGGGCGAGGTTGTGCATACTGTAAAAGGCCAAGACATACACCCTGCACAGCTCGTCATTTCTGAGTGCAGCTACCAAACCAATTTGCAGCCAGAAACTGATGCAAAGCATTCCCACAATATGGGCCATTGCTTCCCTAGAGCCTGCTGCGTGAAAATTTCTGAAGAAGAGAACAGATTTTACAGTGCTCTAGGAAGATCTATCCGCTCATGGTTTTTCTCCAGATCCCTTGATGAATCAGCCCTGAGAAAGCAAAGTGACAAAATGAAGCACCTGAAACATGAAGGATTGTGGGCAAACAGTACTGTATCCATTCAGCATTCACGACACTGCAGTTTGGATTTAGGTCACCATGGGGCACTGTTAAAAGAACAAAGTTTAGATGATGATGTGTTTGTGGAAAACCTGTCTCTCAAAAAACCACAGTGGTCACCTGCCGCAGGTGCACTGAAGGATTTAAGTTTAAATGGAGGACACCAAAGTGTAGCACAGAGCACGGGTGACAAAGCTTCATTTACAAATGGCCCAGTGGAAGACAGAGACTGCAGCTGTGGTTGTAATAAAGATGGTGCTGCTAGGTCTGATGCCAGCAAGTTGTTCAAAAGAACTTCAACAACTGACTCCACTGACTCAGCTTTGGATTCAGCAGTGTCTGTGGGGGACCAAACAGATGCCATGTTGGATACCAAGGCCTTCATGCGCTATTACCATGTTTTTCGGGAAGGGGAGCTGTGTTCTCTGGTAGAAGAGAACGTGCCTGAGCTTCAGATACTTTCTTCCTGCTATGACCATGGGAACTGGTGCATAGTTGCAGAGAGAAGGGGAACATAG